ATCGAGCAGCCGCACGCCTTTCCCGCCGATTTCCTCCATCGCCCGCGCCACATCGGGGACGCCGAAGGCCACGTGGTGGACGCCCTCACCGCGCCTGGCCAGGAACCTGCCCACCGCGAATCGGG
The Nonomuraea muscovyensis genome window above contains:
- a CDS encoding VOC family protein, with amino-acid sequence RFAVGRFLARRGEGVHHVAFGVPDVARAMEEIGGKGVRLLDERPRHGSMGTQIAFLHPKDVGGMLTELVQAPTP